The following coding sequences lie in one Glycine max cultivar Williams 82 chromosome 19, Glycine_max_v4.0, whole genome shotgun sequence genomic window:
- the LOC100816460 gene encoding protein DETOXIFICATION 9, which translates to MESSREMNKELAAPLLVPRKSGDGQENNNNNGVEVVASSSESTFCQELKRVSSMAAPMVAVTVSQYLLQVVSLMMVGHFGILVSFSGVAIATSFAEVTGFSVLLGMSGALETLCGQTYGAEEYRKFGNYTWCAIVTLTLVCLPISLVWIFTDKILLLFSQDPEISHAAREYCIYLIPALFGHAVLQALTRYFQTQSMIFPMVFSSITALCLHVPICWGLVFKLGLGHVGAALAIGVSYWLNVVWLAIYMIYSPACQKTKIVFSSNALLSIPEFLKLAIPSGLMFCFEWWSFEVLTLLAGILPNPQLETAVLSICLNTTTLHYFIPYAVGASASTRVSNELGAGNPKTAKGAVRVVVILGVAEAAIVSTVFISCRHVLGYAYSNDKEVIDYVAEMAPLLCVSVTADSLIGALSGIARGGGFQEIGAYVNLGAYYLVGIPMGLLLGFHLQLRAKGLWMGTLSGSLTQVIILAIVTALIDWQKEATKARERVVENSIKAHI; encoded by the exons atggaaagctctagagagaTGAATAAGGAGTTGGCAGCACCACTGCTAGTGCCAAGAAAGAGTGGTGATGGGcaagagaataataataataatggagtGGAGGTGGTGGCATCATCATCAGAGAGTACATTTTGCCAAGAGTTGAAGAGAGTAAGCTCCATGGCGGCTCCAATGGTGGCAGTCACGGTGTCTCAGTACCTTCTACAAGTTGTTTCTTTGATGATGGTGGGACATTTTGGGATACTGGTCTCCTTCTCTGGGGTTGCTATTGCTACCTCTTTTGCTGAAGTCACCGGATTCAGCGTCCTT TTGGGAATGTCCGGTGCATTGGAAACTTTATGTGGGCAAACCTATGGTGCGGAAGAGTATAGGAAGTTTGGAAACTACACTTGGTGTGCGATTGTGACTCTGACATTGGTTTGTCTCCCGATATCTCTGGTGTGGATATTCACTGATAAAATACTGTTGCTGTTTAGTCAAGACCCTGAGATTTCTCATGCAGCTCGTGAGTACTGCATATACCTCATTCCAGCTCTATTTGGTCATGCTGTTCTTCAAGCTCTCACTCGCTACTTCCAGACTCAGAGTATGATCTTTCCCATGGTTTTCAGCTCAATCACCGCACTGTGTTTGCATGTTCCTATTTGTTGGGGTCTGGTTTTTAAGTTGGGACTGGGACACGTTGGAGCTGCATTAGCCATTGGAGTCTCGTATTGGTTGAATGTGGTTTGGCTTGCAATTTATATGATCTACTCTCCGGCTTGTCAAAAAACCAAGATTGTCTTTTCTAGTAATGCTTTACTTAGCATTCCAGAGTTCTTGAAATTAGCTATCCCTTCTGGACTAATGTTTTG TTTTGAATGGTGGTCCTTTGAGGTGCTTACATTACTTGCGGGAATTTTGCCTAATCCTCAACTTGAAACCGCAGTTCTGTCAATCTG CCTTAACACAACCACATTGCACTACTTTATTCCTTATGCCGTGGGAGCCTCTGCAAG CACTCGGGTTTCAAATGAACTAGGGGCAGGGAATCCAAAGACAGCAAAAGGTGCCGTTCGTGTGGTAGTGATTCTCGGGGTGGCAGAGGCAGCTATTGTGAGCACTGTGTTCATTAGTTGCCGACATGTATTAGGATACGCGTACAGCAATGATAAggaggtaatcgattacgttgCAGAGATGGCTCCACTCTTGTGTGTGTCTGTTACTGCCGATAGTCTAATTGGAGCACTATCAGGGATTGCGAGAGGGGGAGGATTTCAGGAAATAGGGGCTTATGTGAACCTGGGAGCCTATTATCTTGTGGGAATTCCAATGGGTTTGTTATTGGGTTTTCATCTGCAACTAAGAGCCAAGGGCCTTTGGATGGGAACTCTATCAGGCTCTCTTACACAAGTCATTATTCTTGCTATTGTAACAGCACTAATAGATTGGCAAAAAGAG GCAACTAAAGCCAGGGAGAGAGTAGTTGAGAACTCAATTAAAGCTCACATTTGA